One part of the Georgfuchsia toluolica genome encodes these proteins:
- a CDS encoding Hsp20/alpha crystallin family protein, translating into MANITRFNPFNELARIDPFPEMGDWFKGFNLRPVLRDFEAEPQIRIEVSEEDKAYKIKAEIPGVKKEDIQVSVDGNRVSISAEVKKEKEEKKDEKVIRSERYYGMVSRSFLLDEEVDQGAAQAKYTDGVLDLTLPKKPGTKTQKITVM; encoded by the coding sequence ATGGCAAACATCACCCGTTTCAATCCCTTTAACGAACTTGCACGCATCGACCCATTCCCCGAAATGGGCGACTGGTTCAAGGGCTTTAATTTGCGCCCGGTACTGCGCGATTTCGAAGCCGAGCCGCAGATCAGGATCGAAGTGTCCGAGGAAGACAAGGCCTACAAGATCAAGGCGGAAATCCCCGGCGTAAAAAAAGAGGACATCCAGGTTTCTGTCGATGGCAACCGGGTCTCCATCAGCGCCGAGGTCAAGAAGGAAAAAGAGGAAAAGAAGGACGAGAAAGTCATCCGCAGCGAACGCTACTACGGCATGGTCTCGCGCAGTTTTCTTCTTGACGAGGAAGTGGACCAGGGCGCGGCCCAGGCCAAATACACCGATGGCGTACTGGATTTGACGCTACCGAAAAAACCGGGCACCAAGACGCAAAAAATTACCGTCATGTGA
- a CDS encoding universal stress protein has product MTKLNHLLAATDLSAPARHAAERAALVSKETGAPLDLLHVADLAPLEKFRQLMGESPEELKLRLLDTAKEKLRELAEALLKQHGVSAGARVVFGPLLAELFKEADAMATDLIVCGARGESFMRHLLLGSTAERMLSRTKCPLLVVKQAAHEPYRTLLLPVDFSPASLQAIKNARAVAAHAEIVMLHVFEVPFESHLRYASVDDDTIKHYRTIARQEAVRKLHALSEEAGLPPYATRFVVVHGAPSLRIIEQEQEQNCDLIVMGKHGESALEDLLLGSVTKRVLAESQCDVLVSM; this is encoded by the coding sequence ATGACGAAACTGAACCACCTGTTGGCTGCTACCGATCTTTCCGCGCCGGCTCGCCATGCAGCTGAGCGTGCGGCGCTGGTAAGCAAAGAGACGGGAGCGCCGCTGGACTTGCTTCATGTGGCAGACCTCGCTCCGCTGGAAAAATTTCGGCAACTCATGGGCGAGTCCCCGGAGGAACTGAAATTACGGTTACTCGATACCGCGAAGGAGAAACTGCGCGAGTTGGCCGAAGCGCTATTGAAACAACATGGCGTGTCAGCCGGCGCTCGTGTCGTGTTTGGCCCCTTGCTTGCGGAGTTGTTCAAGGAGGCGGACGCGATGGCGACGGACCTGATTGTTTGCGGTGCTCGCGGCGAAAGCTTCATGCGACATTTGTTGCTGGGGTCGACTGCAGAGAGGATGCTCAGCAGAACGAAATGCCCTCTGCTGGTCGTCAAACAGGCAGCTCATGAACCCTATAGGACACTACTTCTGCCCGTTGACTTCTCACCCGCTTCCCTGCAGGCGATCAAAAATGCACGTGCCGTAGCCGCCCACGCCGAAATCGTGATGCTGCATGTCTTTGAAGTTCCGTTCGAGAGCCACTTGCGATACGCAAGTGTCGATGACGACACTATTAAACATTATCGCACCATCGCCCGGCAGGAGGCTGTTCGGAAGCTGCATGCGTTGAGCGAAGAAGCGGGACTGCCACCCTATGCCACGCGATTCGTTGTGGTGCACGGCGCCCCCTCCTTGCGCATCATTGAGCAGGAGCAAGAGCAAAATTGCGATCTGATCGTGATGGGGAAGCACGGGGAAAGTGCACTCGAGGATTTGTTGCTCGGCAGCGTCACAAAACGTGTGTTAGCCGAGTCGCAATGCGATGTCCTGGTCTCGATGTGA
- the recR gene encoding recombination mediator RecR → MALPSSLEELIEALRCLPGVGPKSAQRMAYHLLQYNPRGATRLSQAISRAVETLRRCQRCNNFTEAEVCERCVSSRRDATQLCIVEMPVDLNAMEQTHAYNGLYYVLMGRLSPLDGIGPRELAFDRLLARVGDGVVKEVILATNFTNEGEATAHYLYEMLHARGLKVSRIARGVPVGGEIEYTDAATVAQALIERREY, encoded by the coding sequence ATGGCACTTCCTTCCAGCCTCGAAGAACTGATCGAGGCATTGCGCTGCCTGCCCGGCGTCGGACCAAAATCGGCGCAGCGCATGGCTTACCACCTGCTGCAATATAACCCGCGCGGTGCGACGCGACTATCGCAGGCCATATCGCGTGCGGTTGAAACGCTGCGCCGCTGCCAGCGCTGCAACAATTTCACCGAGGCTGAAGTCTGCGAACGCTGCGTCTCATCCCGGCGCGACGCGACGCAGCTCTGTATTGTCGAGATGCCGGTCGATCTCAATGCCATGGAACAGACGCACGCCTACAACGGGCTCTATTACGTGCTGATGGGACGGTTGTCTCCGCTCGACGGCATCGGGCCGCGCGAACTGGCCTTCGATCGCCTGCTGGCGCGCGTCGGCGACGGCGTGGTCAAGGAAGTCATTCTCGCCACCAACTTCACCAACGAGGGCGAGGCGACGGCGCACTATCTTTACGAGATGCTGCACGCCCGCGGCCTCAAGGTCAGCCGTATTGCGCGCGGCGTGCCGGTGGGTGGTGAAATCGAATACACCGATGCTGCCACCGTGGCGCAGGCACTGATTGAACGCAGAGAGTATTGA
- the dnaX gene encoding DNA polymerase III subunit gamma/tau: MSYQVLARKWRPKSFATLIGQEHVVRALTHALDQQRLHHAYLFTGTRGVGKTTIARIMAKALNCETGITSTPCGTCSSCVEIDGGRFIDYIELDAASNRGVEDMTGLLDKATYAPTRGRFKVYVIDEVHQLTGHAFNAMLKTLEEPPEHVKFILATTDPQKIPITVLSRCLQFNLKQMPQQSIIDHLSRILDAESVKFEAPALRHLAKAAAGSMRDALSLLDQAIAHGAGVIEEEKVRDMLGTVGDDYLYALLDALVARDVAALIAVADQMETRSLNFDSALQELAVLFHRIALLQFAPEAMGDSDERERLKSYAAAFDAEFLQLCYQIAIHGRDDLALAPDEYAGFTMALLRMVAFNPETASARPADPTPAPARPAPVAAKPAPAQAAVATPPAAQRQAAPAAPAVSDDWHGIVAALSLSGMARQLAQHCELVEVGEAQITLHLPPAHKHLLARTPQDKLQTELQAHYGRPLKLNINIAAAATETPAERAKNARHARQEQAIAAIEGDSFVREVVEMFDASIDESTIKPI, translated from the coding sequence ATGAGTTATCAGGTGCTGGCGCGCAAATGGCGCCCCAAATCGTTCGCTACCCTGATCGGCCAGGAGCATGTGGTGCGCGCGCTGACCCATGCGCTCGACCAGCAGCGGCTGCACCATGCCTATCTGTTCACCGGCACGCGCGGCGTCGGCAAGACCACCATCGCGCGCATCATGGCCAAGGCGCTCAATTGCGAAACCGGCATCACCTCGACGCCGTGCGGCACCTGTTCTTCCTGTGTCGAGATCGACGGCGGACGCTTCATCGACTACATCGAACTCGATGCCGCATCGAACCGCGGCGTCGAGGACATGACGGGCCTGCTCGACAAGGCCACCTACGCGCCGACGCGCGGCCGCTTCAAGGTGTATGTGATCGACGAAGTCCATCAGCTCACCGGCCACGCCTTCAATGCGATGCTGAAGACGCTCGAAGAGCCGCCCGAGCATGTCAAATTCATTCTAGCCACCACCGATCCGCAGAAGATTCCCATCACCGTGCTGTCGCGCTGCCTGCAGTTCAACCTCAAGCAGATGCCGCAGCAATCCATCATCGATCACCTGTCGCGCATTCTCGATGCGGAGAGCGTCAAATTCGAGGCGCCGGCCCTGCGCCATCTCGCCAAGGCCGCCGCCGGCAGCATGCGCGATGCATTGTCGCTGCTCGATCAGGCCATTGCGCACGGCGCCGGCGTGATCGAAGAGGAAAAAGTGCGCGACATGCTCGGCACCGTCGGTGACGATTACCTGTATGCATTGCTCGATGCGCTGGTCGCGCGCGACGTGGCGGCGCTGATCGCCGTGGCCGACCAGATGGAGACTCGCAGCCTGAATTTCGATTCGGCGCTGCAGGAACTGGCCGTGCTGTTCCACCGCATCGCCCTGTTGCAATTTGCGCCTGAGGCGATGGGCGACAGCGACGAACGCGAACGGCTCAAGTCTTACGCCGCGGCCTTCGACGCCGAGTTCCTCCAGCTCTGTTATCAGATCGCCATCCATGGCCGCGACGACCTCGCGCTGGCACCCGACGAATATGCCGGCTTCACCATGGCTTTGCTGCGCATGGTGGCCTTCAATCCCGAGACCGCCAGCGCAAGACCGGCGGACCCGACGCCTGCCCCCGCACGACCGGCGCCCGTGGCGGCAAAACCGGCGCCGGCTCAAGCTGCCGTGGCAACGCCGCCGGCAGCGCAAAGGCAAGCGGCACCCGCTGCTCCTGCGGTGTCTGACGACTGGCATGGCATCGTTGCTGCGCTGTCGCTCTCGGGCATGGCACGCCAACTCGCCCAGCATTGCGAACTGGTTGAAGTTGGCGAAGCACAGATCACCCTGCACCTGCCGCCGGCCCACAAACATCTGCTAGCCAGGACGCCGCAGGATAAATTGCAGACTGAGTTGCAAGCGCATTACGGCCGACCGCTGAAACTCAATATCAATATTGCCGCCGCGGCGACGGAGACGCCCGCCGAGCGCGCGAAAAATGCACGACACGCACGCCAGGAGCAGGCGATAGCCGCCATCGAAGGCGACAGCTTTGTGCGCGAAGTGGTGGAGATGTTCGATGCCAGCATCGACGAATCGACGATTAAACCAATTTAA
- a CDS encoding DUF2726 domain-containing protein — protein sequence MESIFILIALAIVVATFTARNNKSKKKYSRFRNQGRQLAKDNGFKNSSGQKFNDFITSGGKSSLVDERKSQYRDKFELLNGAEQKLYWTLREAAPALVVFSQVSMSQIFHIDQKTKDRRQKLNEAGKKSIDFMLCRPDDMSIVVALELNGRTHDKEDRKLSDETKQRTLQEAGIPLIVLTPGKCLMLWHFAECLPLIW from the coding sequence ATGGAAAGCATTTTCATATTAATAGCGTTGGCCATCGTTGTTGCTACTTTTACCGCTAGAAATAACAAGTCAAAGAAGAAGTACTCCAGATTTCGCAATCAAGGGCGTCAGTTAGCTAAAGATAATGGGTTTAAAAACTCAAGTGGTCAAAAATTTAATGATTTCATTACCAGTGGAGGAAAAAGTAGCTTAGTCGATGAGCGAAAATCGCAATACCGCGATAAGTTTGAGTTATTGAATGGCGCCGAGCAAAAGCTTTATTGGACGTTGCGAGAGGCGGCACCAGCTTTGGTGGTTTTTTCTCAGGTCAGTATGTCCCAAATTTTCCATATTGACCAAAAAACAAAGGATCGAAGGCAAAAATTGAACGAAGCCGGGAAGAAGAGCATTGATTTTATGCTTTGCCGCCCGGATGACATGAGTATTGTCGTTGCGCTAGAACTAAATGGGCGGACTCATGATAAAGAAGACCGGAAGCTTTCAGATGAAACGAAGCAACGGACTCTTCAGGAAGCGGGTATACCGCTGATAGTCTTGACACCGGGGAAATGCCTGATGCTGTGGCACTTCGCAGAATGCTTGCCCCTCATTTGGTAG
- a CDS encoding YbaB/EbfC family nucleoid-associated protein, translated as MMKGGIAGLMKQAQKMQENMQKAQEELATIEVEGQAGAGMVKVVMTCKHDVRRVSIDPSVMDDKEMLEDLIAAALNDATRRVETTTQERMAGFTSGLNLPPGMKLPF; from the coding sequence ATGATGAAAGGCGGAATCGCCGGCCTAATGAAACAGGCCCAGAAAATGCAGGAAAACATGCAGAAGGCGCAGGAAGAACTGGCGACCATCGAGGTCGAAGGCCAGGCTGGTGCCGGCATGGTCAAGGTGGTGATGACCTGCAAACACGATGTGCGGCGCGTATCGATCGATCCTTCAGTAATGGATGACAAGGAAATGCTGGAAGACCTGATCGCCGCCGCGCTTAACGACGCGACGCGCCGGGTGGAAACCACCACACAGGAGCGCATGGCGGGTTTTACGTCCGGGCTTAACCTGCCTCCCGGCATGAAGCTGCCATTTTGA
- a CDS encoding DNA internalization-related competence protein ComEC/Rec2, protein MTIVILAFAAGVLWLQTQAALPDGTMLLGMSAIGALCCGASAAKVRLRWVLPVGTFLFGIVWAGWFAGYRMADQLPLSSEGRDIDVVGVVAEMPQITDRGTRFRFAVESSTLPVPRQISLTWYAHRMADDDVPEVVPVVVHAGERWRFQVRLKRPHGSLNPESFDYEAWLFERGIRATGYIRDAPDSGAIKAHVPGFGIGVERLRERLRDRYQSVLGDRPYAGILIALSVGDQQAISPGLWQIFSRTGLTHLMSISGLHITMVAGLFYMLAGWLWRRSSRLPLYLPAQHAAALGGVAAAFAYCLLAGFAVPAQRTLYMLTTVAAASLLRRRPATRQMLAIALLVVLLLDPWAVFSAGFWLSFGAVALLFYTGSGRLAAGHWLSQWGRAQWAMLAGMLPLLLALFQQFSLVSPLANALAIPIISFIVTPLTLLAALPGLQFLLWPAYWVTQLLMLFVAFLADLPGAIWQQHAPPLWATLLALIGTAWLMLPRAVPARWVGVLLYLPLLFVPPERPLEGDMKMAVLDVGQGLAVHVQTHGHDLIFDTGPSFAPDADSGTRVLVPYLRAAGVQKLDGLVVSHEDNDHEGGADSLLQAIPTGWLLSSLPFEHPLSAAPVRHVACSDGQRWQWDGVSFEVLHPAAAQYLHPPPKTNNMSCVLRVVSRQGSVLLTGDIETVDEMRLLQRHATELRSDVLLVPHHGSNTSSSPEFIAAVAASRGVFTVGYRNRFAHPRPNIVARYRERNVQMFRSDEDGAVSFDFRAGGIQVSREREQRKRYWHGA, encoded by the coding sequence ATGACGATTGTGATCCTTGCCTTTGCCGCCGGGGTTTTGTGGCTACAGACCCAGGCAGCCCTGCCTGATGGCACCATGCTGCTTGGCATGTCAGCAATCGGTGCACTGTGCTGCGGCGCATCCGCCGCCAAAGTTCGCTTGCGCTGGGTATTGCCAGTTGGGACATTTCTGTTTGGCATTGTCTGGGCCGGCTGGTTCGCGGGTTACCGCATGGCCGATCAGTTGCCGCTGTCGAGTGAAGGGCGCGACATCGACGTTGTCGGTGTTGTGGCGGAGATGCCGCAGATTACCGATCGCGGCACTCGCTTCCGCTTTGCGGTCGAGAGCTCGACGTTGCCGGTGCCGCGGCAGATTTCGCTGACCTGGTATGCGCACCGGATGGCCGATGACGATGTTCCGGAGGTCGTGCCGGTAGTGGTGCATGCCGGTGAACGCTGGCGTTTTCAGGTGCGCTTGAAGCGTCCGCACGGCAGTCTGAATCCGGAGAGTTTCGATTACGAGGCCTGGCTTTTCGAACGCGGTATCCGCGCTACAGGTTATATCCGCGACGCCCCCGACAGCGGGGCAATAAAAGCCCACGTGCCGGGTTTTGGCATAGGGGTGGAACGGCTGAGAGAACGCCTGCGCGACCGCTATCAATCAGTGCTCGGCGATCGACCCTATGCCGGAATCCTGATTGCACTCAGCGTTGGCGACCAGCAGGCGATCTCTCCCGGCCTTTGGCAGATTTTCAGCCGCACCGGCCTCACGCATTTGATGAGCATTTCAGGCCTGCATATCACCATGGTGGCGGGCCTGTTTTACATGCTGGCGGGTTGGCTGTGGCGGCGGTCTTCGCGCCTGCCGCTGTATTTGCCGGCGCAGCATGCCGCCGCGCTGGGCGGGGTAGCCGCCGCGTTTGCCTATTGCCTGCTGGCCGGCTTTGCCGTACCCGCGCAACGCACCTTGTACATGCTGACGACGGTGGCAGCGGCGTCGCTGTTGCGGCGGCGTCCGGCAACGCGGCAGATGCTGGCTATTGCGCTGCTGGTCGTGCTCCTGCTCGATCCGTGGGCGGTGTTTTCGGCCGGGTTCTGGCTTTCCTTCGGCGCCGTCGCGCTGTTGTTCTACACCGGTAGCGGCCGGCTTGCGGCCGGGCATTGGCTGAGCCAATGGGGCCGCGCGCAATGGGCCATGCTGGCCGGCATGTTGCCGCTGCTGCTGGCCCTGTTCCAGCAATTTTCGCTGGTCTCGCCGCTGGCCAATGCGCTGGCGATTCCGATCATCAGCTTCATCGTCACGCCGCTGACCCTGCTCGCCGCCTTGCCGGGATTGCAGTTCCTGCTCTGGCCAGCGTATTGGGTGACCCAGTTGCTGATGCTGTTCGTCGCTTTTCTGGCAGACCTGCCTGGGGCGATATGGCAACAACATGCGCCGCCCCTGTGGGCAACATTGCTGGCGCTGATTGGCACGGCCTGGCTGATGCTGCCTCGTGCAGTGCCTGCACGCTGGGTAGGTGTGTTGCTGTATTTGCCCTTGTTGTTCGTCCCACCTGAACGGCCTCTCGAAGGCGATATGAAAATGGCGGTGCTCGACGTGGGGCAGGGGCTGGCGGTGCATGTGCAAACCCATGGCCACGATCTGATTTTTGATACCGGACCGTCATTTGCGCCCGACGCGGACAGCGGCACGCGCGTGCTGGTGCCCTATCTGCGCGCGGCTGGGGTGCAAAAGCTGGATGGATTGGTGGTCAGCCATGAGGACAACGACCACGAAGGCGGCGCGGACTCATTGTTGCAAGCCATACCTACCGGCTGGCTGTTGTCTTCACTGCCGTTCGAGCACCCGCTGTCGGCGGCGCCGGTGCGCCACGTCGCCTGTAGTGACGGCCAGCGCTGGCAATGGGACGGTGTTTCGTTCGAAGTGCTGCATCCCGCTGCCGCGCAATACTTGCACCCGCCGCCCAAGACCAACAATATGAGTTGCGTGCTCCGCGTTGTGTCGCGCCAGGGCAGTGTGCTGCTGACGGGAGACATCGAGACGGTCGATGAGATGCGGTTGCTGCAAAGGCATGCTACCGAACTGCGCAGCGACGTGCTGCTGGTGCCGCACCACGGCAGCAATACTTCTTCCTCGCCGGAATTCATCGCCGCAGTGGCAGCATCGCGTGGTGTATTTACCGTGGGCTACCGCAACCGCTTCGCTCATCCGCGTCCGAATATCGTGGCGCGCTATCGCGAGCGGAATGTACAGATGTTCCGCAGCGATGAGGATGGCGCGGTCAGCTTCGATTTTCGCGCTGGCGGCATCCAGGTCAGCCGGGAACGCGAACAGCGCAAACGCTATTGGCACGGCGCCTGA
- a CDS encoding alpha/beta fold hydrolase yields the protein MRLIDHLRRLFGRGERAPALREHMLSCHGPHGSHKMAYVEWGATDSPNVLICVHGLTRNCRDFDFLAEAMLDRYRVICPDIAGRGRSNWLTHPQDYGFPLYASDMRALMAHVGAETVDWVGTSMGGLIGMLIASETPAAVRRLLLNDVGPLLTAQSLQRIGQYTGNAPLFDDVGAAEAYIRMTSATFGKLTDMQWRHLTIYSIRQRPDGKYEMTYDPSIAMPFRQTTVYADVDLWPVYDAIKCPTLVIHGAESDLLTADTVRRMAERGPKAKTVDIPGVGHAPMLMDDAQIGIVRNFLLDR from the coding sequence ATGAGATTGATCGACCATTTACGCCGCCTGTTTGGCCGAGGCGAACGCGCGCCGGCACTGCGCGAACACATGTTGTCCTGCCACGGCCCGCATGGCTCGCACAAAATGGCCTATGTCGAGTGGGGCGCGACAGACAGCCCGAACGTGCTCATCTGCGTGCATGGCCTGACCCGCAACTGCCGCGATTTCGATTTTTTGGCGGAAGCCATGCTCGATCGTTACCGTGTCATTTGTCCCGATATCGCCGGGCGTGGCCGCAGCAACTGGCTCACGCATCCGCAAGACTACGGTTTTCCACTCTATGCGTCAGACATGCGGGCGCTGATGGCGCATGTTGGCGCCGAGACGGTCGACTGGGTCGGCACCTCGATGGGCGGCCTGATTGGCATGCTGATCGCCAGCGAAACGCCGGCTGCGGTCCGGCGTCTGCTGCTCAACGATGTCGGCCCGCTGCTGACGGCACAGTCCCTGCAACGCATCGGTCAATACACCGGCAATGCGCCATTGTTTGACGATGTTGGCGCCGCCGAGGCCTATATCAGGATGACGAGCGCGACATTCGGCAAACTGACCGACATGCAGTGGCGCCACCTGACGATTTACTCAATACGCCAGCGTCCCGACGGCAAATATGAAATGACCTACGACCCGTCCATCGCCATGCCCTTCCGCCAGACCACGGTTTATGCCGACGTTGATCTGTGGCCTGTCTACGACGCGATCAAGTGCCCGACGCTGGTGATTCATGGCGCCGAGTCGGATTTATTGACGGCGGATACGGTGCGCCGGATGGCGGAGCGCGGCCCGAAGGCGAAGACGGTGGATATTCCCGGCGTCGGCCATGCGCCGATGCTGATGGACGATGCGCAGATCGGCATCGTGCGCAATTTCCTGCTGGATCGTTGA